TTCCTGAACTGagatatattttttctttcttttttttctgaaatcagAAAATTACtgctgttaaaaaataaaacaaacaaaaagcagcAACACATGTAGGTCCTTATTCACAGATAAAATTCCaactacaatatatatatatatatacagtgaggaaaataagtatttgaacaccctgctattttgcaagttctcccacttagaaatcatggaggggtctgaaattgtcatcgtaggtgcatgtccactgtgagagacataatctaaaaaaaaaaatccagaaatcacaatgtatgattttttaactatttatttgtatgatacagctgcaaataagtatttgaacacctgagaaaatcaatgttaatatttggtacagtagcctttgtttgcaattacagaggtcaaacgtttcctgtagtttttcaccaggtttgcacacactgcaggagggattttggcccacctccacacagatcttctctagatcagtcaggtttctggcctgtcgctgagaaacacggagtttgagctcctccaaagattctctattgggtttaggtctgagactggctaggccacgccagaaccttgatatgcttcttacagagccactccttggttatcctggctgtgtgcttcgggtcattgtcatgttggaagacccagcctcgacccatcttcaatgctctaactgagggaaggaggttgttcccaaaatctcgcaatacatggccccggtcatcctctccttaatacagtgcagtcgcctgtcccatgtgcagaaaaacaccccaaagatgatgctaccaccccatgcttcacagtagggatggtgttcttggatggtactcatcattcttcttcctccaaacacgtttagtggaattatgaccaaaagttatattttggtctcatctgaccacatgactttctcccatgactcctctggatcatccaaatggtcattggcaaacttaagtcgggcctggacatgtgctggtttaagcaggggaaccttccgtgccatgcatgatttcaaaccatgacgccttagtgtattaccaacagtaaccttggaaacggtggtcccagctcttttcaggtcattgaccagctcctcccgtgtagttctgggctgatttctcacctttcttaggatcattgagaccccacgaggtgagatcttgcatggagccccagtccgagggagattgacagtcatgtttagcttcttccattttctaatgattgctccaacagtggacctttttctccaagctgcttggcaatttcccgtagccctttccagccttgtggaggtgtacaattttgtctctagtgtctttggacagctctttggtcttggccatgttagtagttggattcttactgattgtatggggtggacaggtgtctttatgcagctaacgacctcaaacaggtgcatctaatttaggataataaatggagtggaggtggacattttaaaggcagactaacaggtctttgagggtcagaattctagctgatagacaggtgttcaaatacttatttgcagctgtatcatacaaataaatagttaaaaatcatacattgtgatttctggattttttttagattatgtctctcacagtggacatgcacctacgatgacaatttcagacccctccatgatttctaagtgggagaacttgcaaaatagcagggtgttcaaatacttattttcctcactgtatatatatatatatatatatatagaatgcTTCAGTTAATTTAGTCCTGAATTATGAAAGAGCATGTAATGCATATATCTCTTAAAAACATGTCTGGGTCATATGAACACAATGCCAAGAAAGTAATGGTCCAACAAACaggattcattttatttatttttatgcaaaatataatttgttgttattttgcAAATATTTGGGATAAAATATGACCCAGACATTATTTTGAGATTCATCCTCACTAGCAGAGCCTTATCAGACATGATAAACAAATAACGAAATACAGAAATTATCTCTAGGAATGTGGATTTCCTTCTCAATTAAAATGTAGGCAtacttaaatacatttaaaacatatatattttacaaggtTCCTTTAAAGAGCACCTTAACACTGTAAGCAATTAAATAAACTTatactaaatgaaacaaatttgtacctgttaaaaaaagaaaagtggacGCATCCTTTTTGCAAAGTAATGTGAACTAGCAATAACAAGTTTTCACAGGCATGAGCATTTTTTATACATCCTCTCAAAGTCTGAAAGAAATACTGAGCGTAGCATAACTAACACCACTTTCACTTGCTGATAAACGCTGAGCGCTAGAGCCAAACAAGTTCCTTAAAATTACTTATTGTTTAATCCACACATTTTCCTTCATCAAACAAGAGCAGAACTATTTTTCAACATACATAAGTTGTTGCTAACCATTTAGTCAGAAATCTGTTTCACAAATGAAGACCAATGGCAGTAACACAGCTTTATCTTTGGGCCTTTGCAATAAAAGGTCCCAGAAAAACCTCAGATGTCTTGCTTTATCAGCAGAACTGTTGTTTAAATAACCTGactaatgtaattttaaacagCTAAAATTCCAATCAAAACCCTCATAAACATATATTGGTTTCGGTTGCTTAAAAtgtacaagctaataaatctgaaaaaagaCACATAAGCCAAATTACAATCTGAAAACAACTGGTTCGATCATACATAACTGGTGCCTGTGATAATGCAGCCAAATAGAGCTATTGCACTCTATTGTGTGGTTTGTGTGCCATAACAGTGAATCCCACAAAATCAGGAACATGCCCTGTTCATATTTTACTCCAAAATCATAATTTCATTGCTCAGTAtggattttggggtgaaatacgAGACATTGATGCGAAGGCTAGTGTGATCATGTTTGAGTGTGTAATCATGGTGCTGAGCTCACTGAGGTAAGACAGAGCAAATGTTTGCAAGGCTTGTGAGTTCAGTGGGTTGTTTTTGTCCGAGTGCATAGTCCAAAACGTCCAGAGTCCACTGGAAAACAGACATGAAATCTCAGTGGAAGCATCATACTCTGTTGGTATCTACATCTATACCGTTTGAGTCCTGAAGGTTCTGGACCTGGTCAAGGACCCAGCTGATTCTGGGCCTTTCCTGAGGATTGGTCACCATAATGGAGCTGAGGAGGGTTTGAAGACCTTGAGAATAACTGTCAAAGAGAAAAATATGCTAAAGATAGGACGTCTCTTTGGCAGGTGGCATTCTCCATTTATCAAGATGCTGGAATATATTTCTATTAGAAAATGTTACAGCGCTAAGCCAAATCCTAGCCTCATATTCCATGACTAAAAGCGTTCAATAACAAGCAGATTTCTGTTAAAAGTGACTAGTATTCATTTGGTCATGTAATCTATACATGAAGCAACTCACtgaatggcttttttttttagatgggTTAAAATCTTACTTACCTTACTAGAAAgagacaattattattattttttttatgtggaaACACTGGTTTCAAATGTAACATTCCAATATTATTTTAACTAtagtattatattgtatttttaaaaatttaattattttaaatgtaatattccacagttaatatgaattttataaattaatttatataaatttttgcACATTAAAGTTGTACACAAAATTGTGTAACTTGCAtgcataatatttaaaataatattatattatatttaaaatatacaattatttaaaatataatatttcacatttatatTTCGCTTTTTTATAATGAGGGGAAATTAgttcataatataatattttaaaaaataatgataataatattgcaCATTTAAGCAAGTTACACaatgtgtacattttttaaagaggGAAAAATGTGTTCAACatacaatattataatacaacttaaaatataaaattataatattatgacATTCGATTGAAGATTATGACCAAAAACAATGAATTGCCCTTGCAAAGTGCTGCCTTTTCTAATGAGGTCCACAGAGGCTGAGTTTGACACAATAATGGCCTTGAAAGACCTCAAGCTCACCTGCACGACTGTGGAATGGAGACTGGATTCTGAACGGCGAGAGCCACGCTGTCACCCTTCTGAAAAATCAGGTCATACGGTCCCTCCAGCATCATCATGCAGTACAGCACACAACCGAGAGACTAGAGCAGAAAATACAAAGGTTACCTACAGCAGACACAACAGACTATCATAGACATAACATTATGCTGATCTGAAGGAGTAGAGATATGAAGTGACAAAAGTTTGCTGACATTAGCCCTGCGCAGACAAAACTGAACAGCAATAAAACAACATGGCATGGGTTGGTTTTGATTGTTGCAGCATGTTGTTTTGAGAAAGATGAGCTGAAAAGGGAAAACTACTACACAcgtacaacacacacacacacacacagacacagacacacaaaagaGAATTACCCAAATGTCTGTTCTCTCATCAATGATACAGTGACTCTCCACATTAAAGAGCTCTGGTGCTCTGTAGGAGATGGTGCACCTCTGAGCGGCCCAATCCTGATAGAGAAAGTGTAAAAACATAATTCATTTAATGTCTTGATTCGCTGCTGATAATTTTTTGATAAATGCCGCTGAACGATTTTCTGATCTAACCTGGACCGTCATGGCCTCCCTTGACCCTCGAACTTCAATCCTGGCCTTGTTCATGGAGCCCAAGTCCATTAATAAAGGGCGATCGTTCTCATCCAGTAAGACGTTGGTGGGCTTCAAGTCCCTGTTTTCAGAAATACAGCTAGAGTAATAATACCAACAGGAACTAACAAACTGACATCACAGTGGCATTATTGAGTCTAAAACTGATTCATCAGTAACACTACATTAAAATGTGATATAGTATGCAAAACACATAGTTCTAGCAATACAATcagattaaattattaaaaattgttttctcTATTGAAATACAGCTgatatgaaataaaatcaaaacattagttgagaaacttaaatgaaaatgagaaatgttgccgtggcaattatctgaaatagaacaaatttaagttgaagcactaaaacGACAATGCGAAAAGCACATAAcacaattattaaataattaaaccattatgaaaataaatgaaaaccaaaaacaaaaacaaaaaggtaattcaaaatattatattattaataaacactataaaaaaaaaaaaaagatatatatagatatatctatacacacacactggtggccaaaattattagaacactttgatgattatttttatgaatacaATCTTTATGTATTGAACATTGCATCTTTCACCACAAATGTTGTTGCTGCTATTTTAGAAATGGTAAACTATTGTTAATTCAGGTTAACTAATGCAGTTGGAAAAtgcaaagtgttaccaattacaTTAATTACTATTAAGCAACTAGTTCTTTTTCCCAAATTTCACCTTGAATGCAGAACAAAGACAAAAGTAATAACATAATTTACCAAATTTGggtttaaattgaattttacTTTCAGTACCTGTGTGCATAGTCTTTGTCATGAATAGCTTTGAGGCCCTCGCAGATGCCATGCAGAATGTGTAGTATGCGGCTCTCAGGCATAGAGCTCCCCTTATCCCGCAGCTTCTCCAGAACTGACCACAGACTTCCCTTCTGCACAGGAACAATTCAGCACATGAAACGCTTTTAAATGACATACTGGACTGATGGACTTGTTAGAGGCCTggaactgaaaaacaaaacgcAGTCCACTTACATTGATGTATGGGAGCAACAGCCAGGCCTCACACTTCCCGCCGCGCTCCATGAAGGTGTGTGAGGTCAGGCTGAGGATGTTGGGATGGTT
The genomic region above belongs to Onychostoma macrolepis isolate SWU-2019 chromosome 01, ASM1243209v1, whole genome shotgun sequence and contains:
- the stk16 gene encoding serine/threonine-protein kinase 16 — its product is MGQALCICSRSAITIDNKRYYFIQKLEEGGFSYVDLVEGAHDGRFYALKRILCHDREGRKEAQTEMEMHRLFNHPNILSLTSHTFMERGGKCEAWLLLPYINKGSLWSVLEKLRDKGSSMPESRILHILHGICEGLKAIHDKDYAHRDLKPTNVLLDENDRPLLMDLGSMNKARIEVRGSREAMTVQDWAAQRCTISYRAPELFNVESHCIIDERTDIWSLGCVLYCMMMLEGPYDLIFQKGDSVALAVQNPVSIPQSCSYSQGLQTLLSSIMVTNPQERPRISWVLDQVQNLQDSNGIDVDTNRV